CCGGGTCAGACCAGGTCGAGGGACTCCCCGGCCGTCAGCGTCCGGTACTCCACGCCGCCGGTGCCGGGGCCCTGCGGGCCGAGCAGCCGCCCGTGGACCGCCTGCCCGGCCTCGCTGAGCGTGGCCTCGTGGATCGCCACCGCCTGCCGGGGCCGGGCGTCGCGCAGGTAGTCGACCAGCTCGCCGGCCCGCAGCCAGGGCGCGCCGAGCGGCAGCAGCAGGGTGTCGACGGTGTCCGGCGGGACGGTCAGCGCGTCGCCCGGGTGGAAGGCCCGGCCGCCGAGCAGGAAGCCGACGTTGGGGATGCGCGGGATGTCGGGGTGGATCTCCGCGTGCCACTCGCCGTGCACCGTCACCGGCAGCCCGTCCAGGTCGAACGCGTCGCCGTCGCCGACCACCGTCACCTTCGCGCCGATGCCCTCCAGCTGCCGGGCCACCGAGGAGTTGGTGTACACCCGCAGGCCCGGGTTGGCCTCGACGGCGGCCCGGACCTGCCCCTCGGTGAAGTGGTCGGCGTGCTCGTGGGTGATCAGCAGGGCGTTCACGCCCGCCAGCGCCACCGGGCCGGTGAACATCCCGGGGTCGATCAGCACCGCCCCTTCGGCGTGCTCGATCCGGACGCAGGCGTGGCCGTACTTCGTCAGTCGCATGCGGCCCAGCGTACGACCGGGCCTACGGCGCGCCCACCAGGCCGGGGCGCTTCGCCAGGCGTGGCGCGGGCAGCACCACGGGACGCAGCGGCGGCAGTTCGACGTGCTCGTCCAGGCCGATGACCCGGTGCAGGCGGCGCAGCGGGGCGGGCGCCCACCAGTTGAGGCGGCCGAACAGCGTCATGGTGGCGGGCACCAGCAGGGTGCGGACCAGGGTGGCGTCCACGGCGACGGCCACGGCCAGCGCGATGCCCATCTGCTTGACCATGAGCATCTGCCCGGCGGCGAACCCGGCGAACACGATCACCATCAGCAGCCCGGCCGAGGTGATGATCCGGCCGCTGCGCTGGAGGCCCAGCTCCACCGACTTGGCGCAGTCGTGGCCCTGGTCGTGCAGTTCCTTGATCCGGGAGAGCAGGAAGACCTCGTAGTCCATCGACAGCCCGAACGCGAAGGCGAACACCAGCACCGGGATCACCGTCTCCAGGCCGCCGGTCGGCGTGAACCCGAGCAGCGAGCTGAAGTACCCGTGCTGGAAGACCAGGGTCAGCGCGCCCA
The window above is part of the Kitasatospora sp. NA04385 genome. Proteins encoded here:
- a CDS encoding MBL fold metallo-hydrolase is translated as MRLTKYGHACVRIEHAEGAVLIDPGMFTGPVALAGVNALLITHEHADHFTEGQVRAAVEANPGLRVYTNSSVARQLEGIGAKVTVVGDGDAFDLDGLPVTVHGEWHAEIHPDIPRIPNVGFLLGGRAFHPGDALTVPPDTVDTLLLPLGAPWLRAGELVDYLRDARPRQAVAIHEATLSEAGQAVHGRLLGPQGPGTGGVEYRTLTAGESLDLV